In Helianthus annuus cultivar XRQ/B chromosome 8, HanXRQr2.0-SUNRISE, whole genome shotgun sequence, a single genomic region encodes these proteins:
- the LOC110873501 gene encoding uncharacterized protein LOC110873501 isoform X2 has protein sequence MPRLHKFLLQPRGFKPLASSGIENTDKACPLKVKKVIGKIKVEVRKIRIIPQRKLKDTYSQQSAIYVQAGVEYIRHVSSLVKSKINKLGISSFSLSCEEPVTCLLQLKSSEEHTETESTLGICLRPGTVRACCGNACVRFTIGVCHACTIVPCV, from the exons ATGCCTAG ATTACACAAGTTCTTGTTGCAACCTCGAGGTTTTAAACCTCTTGCAAGTAGTGGTATCGAGAATACAGATAAAGCGTGTCCCTTGAAAGTAAAGAAAGTGATTGGAAAGATTAAGGTTGAAG TGAGAAAAATAAGAATCATCCCACAAAGAAAACTCAAGGACACATACTCTCAGCAAAGTGCTATATATGTGCAAGCAGGAGTCGAGTACATTCGACACGTATCTTCACTTGTAAAAAGCAAAATTAACAAATTAGGAATCTCTTCATTCTCGCTTTCGTGTGAAG AACCGGTGACATGCTTATTGCAACTTAAAAGCTCTGAAGAACATACAGAAACGGAATCAACCTTAGGCATTTGTTTGAGGCCTGGAACAG TGCGGGCCTGTTGTGGAAACGCTTGCGTACGATTTACTATTGGAGTCTGCCATGCGTGCACAATCGTTCCATGCGTGTAA